One window of the Piliocolobus tephrosceles isolate RC106 chromosome 17, ASM277652v3, whole genome shotgun sequence genome contains the following:
- the HSF4 gene encoding heat shock factor protein 4 isoform X1, with the protein MAETGEGLPEEVLALIFRHLPLRDRAAAARVCRAWAAAATCSTVWHDTKISCECELEGMLPPYLSACLDHVHNLRLEFEPSREASRRAAIKLLMVLAGRALGLRGLCLECRGEKPLFDAGRDVLEAVHAVCGAARELRHLDLRRLPFTLDDALVLQAARGCPELHSLFLDNSTLVGSVGPGSVLELLEACPRLHALGLHLASVSNAILQALAAPDRAPFALLALRCACPEDARASPLPNEAWAALHRRHPGLAVELELEPALPFESVTRVLQPAIPVAALRLNLSGDTVGAVRFAAHHYASTLCVLEVRAAASAELNAALKELATRCAALREVHCFCVVSHSVLDAFRAHCPRLRTYTLKLTREPHPWRPTLVA; encoded by the exons ATGGCCGAGACTGGAGAGGGACTGCCAGAGGAGGTGCTGGCACTCATCTTCCGCCACCTGCCCCTGAGAGACCGTGCTGCCGCCGCCAGGGTCTGCAGGGCCTGGGCCGCCGCTGCTACCTGCAGCACCGTGTGGCACGAcacaaaaatcag TTGCGAATGTGAGCTGGAAGGCATGCTGCCACCTTATCTGTCCGCCTGCCTGGACCACGTTCACAACCTACGGCTGGAATTTGAGCCATCGAGGGAGGCGAGCCGCCGGGCAGCCATCAAGCTGCTGATGGTTCTGGCCGGCCGTGCCCTGGGGCTGCGAGGCCTGTGCCTAGAGTGCCGCGGAGAAAAGCCGCTCTTCGACGCGGGCCGCGACGTCCTGGAGGCTGTGCACGCTGTGTGCGGGGCGGCCCGCGAGCTACGCCACCTCGACCTGCGGCGTTTGCCCTTCACACTGGACGACGCGCTAGTGCTGCAGGCGGCGCGCGGCTGTCCCGAGCTCCACAGCCTTTTTCTGGACAACAGTACCCTAGTGGGCAGCGTGGGTCCCGGCTCAGTGCTCGAGCTACTGGAGGCCTGCCCGCGCCTGCACGCTCTCGGCCTGCACCTAGCCAGTGTGTCGAACGCCATCCTCCAAGCGCTGGCGGCGCCAGACCGCGCGCCTTTCGCGCTCCTGGCTCTGCGGTGCGCGTGCCCCGAGGATGCACGCGCGTCCCCGCTGCCCAACGAAGCCTGGGCAGCGTTGCACCGCCGCCACCCTGGGCTGGCAGTGGAGCTAGAGCTGGAGCCCGCGCTGCCCTTTGAGAGCGTGACGCGCGTCCTGCAGCCAGCGATCCCCGTGGCTGCTCTgcgcctcaacctctcaggcgaCACCGTAGGCGCAGTGCGCTTCGCAGCGCACCACTACGCCTCAACCCTGTGCGTGCTCGAGGTGCGCGCAGCCGCTTCAGCCGAGCTGAACGCTGCGCTGAAGGAGCTGGCGACGCGCTGCGCGGCCCTGCGTGAGGTGCATTGCTTCTGCGTGGTGAGCCACTCGGTGCTGGACGCCTTCCGCGCGCACTGTCCGCGCCTGCGCACCTATACCCTCAAGCTCACGCGCGAGCCGCATCCCTGGCGGCCCACGCTCGTGGCGTGA
- the HSF4 gene encoding heat shock factor protein 4 isoform X2, with translation MQEAPAALPTEPGPSPVPAFLGKLWALVGDPGTDHLIRWSPSGTSFLVSDQSRFAKEVLPQYFKHSNMASFVRQLNMYGFRKVVSIEQGGLLRPERDHVEFQHPSFVRGREQLLERVRRKVPALRGDDGRWRPEDLGRLLGEVQALRGVQESTEARLRELRQQNEILWREVVTLRQSHGQQHRVIGKLIQCLFGPLQAGPSNAGGKRKLSLMLDEGSSCPTPAKFNTCPLPGALLQDPYFIQSPSTYSPSQRRLWASALTGPGAPSSLTSQKTLHPLRGSGFLPPVMAGAPPPLPVAVVQAILEGKGSFSPEGPRNAQQPEPGDPREIPDRGPLGLESGDRSPESLLPPMLLQPPQESVESAGPLDVLGPSLQGREWTLMDLDMELSLMQPLVPERGEPELAVKGLNSPSPGKDPTLGAPLLLDVQAALGGPALGLPGALTIYSTPESRTASYLGSEASSSP, from the exons ATGCAGGAAGCGCCAGCCGCGCTGCCCACGGAGCCAGGCCCCAGCCCCGTGCCTGCCTTCCTCGGCAAGTTATGGGCGCTGGTGGGGGACCCAGGCACAGACCACCTGATTCGCTGGAGCCCG AGCGGGACCAGTTTCCTCGTAAGCGACCAGAGCCGCTTCGCCAAGGAAGTGCTGCCCCAGTATTTCAAGCATAGCAACATGGCGAGCTTCGTGCGCCAACTCAACATGT ACGGTTTTCGGAAGGTGGTGAGCATCGAGCAGGGCGGCCTGCTTAGGCCGGAGCGCGACCACGTCGAGTTCCAGCACCCGAGCTTCGTGCGCGGCCGCGAGCAGCTACTGGAGCGCGTGCGGCGCAAG GTGCCTGCGCTGCGCGGCGACGACGGCCGCTGGCGCCCGGAGGACCTGGGTCGACTACTGGGCGAGGTGCAGGCTTTGCGGGGAGTGCAGGAGAGCACCGAGGCGCGCCTGCGGGAGCTCAGGCA GCAGAACGAGATCTTGTGGAGGGAGGTGGTGACACTTCGGCAGAGCCACGGTCAGCAGCACCGGGTCATTGGCAAG CTGATCCAGTGTCTCTTTGGGCCACTTCAGGCGGGGCCCAGCAATGCAGGAGGCAAGAGAAAGCT GTCCCTGATGCTGGATGAGGGGAGCTCATGCCCAACACCTGCCAAGTTCAACACCTGTCCTCTACCTGGTGCCCTTCTGCAGGACCCCTACTTCATCCAGTCG CCTTCTACTTACAGCCCCTCCCAGAGACGACTTTGGGCCTCAGCCCTCACAGGGCCAGGGGCCCCATCATCTCTGACATCCCAGAAGACTCTTCATCCCCTGAGGGGATCAGGCTTTCTCCCTCCAGTGATGGCAGGAG CCCCCCCACCGCTGCCTGTGGCTGTGGTGCAGGCCATCCTGGAAGGGAAAGGGAGCTTCAGCCCCGAGGGGCCCAGGAATGCCCAACAGCCTGAACCAGGGGATCCCAGGGAGATACCTGACAG GGGGCCTCTGGGCCTGGAGAGTGGGGACAGGAGCCCAGAGAGTCTGCTGCCTCCGATGCTGCTTCAGCCCCCTCAAGAAAGTGTGGAGTCTGCAGGGCCTCTAGAT GTGCTGGGCCCCAGTCTCCAAGGGCGAGAATGGACCCTGATGGACTTGGACATGGAGCTGTCCTTA ATGCAGCCCTTGGTTCCAGAGCGGGGTGAGCCTGAGCTGGCGGTCAAGGGGTTAAATTCTCCAAGCCCAG GGAAGGACCCCACGCTCGGGGCCCCACTCCTGCTGGATGTCCAGGCAGCCTTGGGAGGCCCAGCCCTGGGCCTGCCTGGGGCTTTGACCATTTACAGCACTCCTGAGAGCCGGACCGCCTCCTACTTGGGCTCTGAAGCCAGTTCCTCCCCCTGA